Genomic DNA from Salvia miltiorrhiza cultivar Shanhuang (shh) chromosome 1, IMPLAD_Smil_shh, whole genome shotgun sequence:
ccgcccaataatgacgctcaacagatttataacatgttggatgcagcggatactccattgtacgcaggatgtgacacgtacgCAGGATCTCGAGCtcgtgccaaccggatgtccgagcccgatggggagggtacagggatcagtaggcacgtgggcgggtcccaatcgactcgtatcctgcagcagtatatggtatgtaattaacaaataattaagtatataaattaaattaatatattgactaatataacttatttatcttatataaatgcatctacagagcttggatcctggtactccccaggatgcaccgaactatgccaccttcctccgcctccacacgtacgccgacggaagttatacgtcggagagagatgctagaattgacgtaagtgtttaagtttattcaaatatttagtgaatgtatttattttctaacaattatgcattgttatgtatgtattaggccgaggttcatcgactggccgctgccacaggacgacaggagcggctagacgaggtgtatttggaggtggtgcaaattgataggtcacggatctacggcgtcgggagtgccgggcagagtcaggctagtagggggtctatccgcagcacgggcagttctgcggtgtctcagcagctttatgagacacggatctccacgctggaggagcgattggcggcagagcaagcagaacgccaacagatgcaggaccgcgtggctcaattggaggcgtttatgatgatgtataatgctcagccacctccacaccctgatgccgatgatgatgatgatgatgatgcttagacttatgtttatgttttcaaacaaaattacatttgcactttcttttcaaatttatgttttattgaactatatatttcaagtgctttaattattaaaactataaatgttttatatatttat
This window encodes:
- the LOC131004691 gene encoding uncharacterized protein LOC131004691; amino-acid sequence: MSEPDGEGTGISRHVGGSQSTRILQQYMSLDPGTPQDAPNYATFLRLHTYADGSYTSERDARIDAEVHRLAAATGRQERLDEVYLEVVQIDRSRIYGVGSAGQSQASRGSIRSTGSSAVSQQLYETRISTLEERLAAEQAERQQMQDRVAQLEAFMMMYNAQPPPHPDADDDDDDDA